The following coding sequences lie in one Hippoglossus hippoglossus isolate fHipHip1 chromosome 14, fHipHip1.pri, whole genome shotgun sequence genomic window:
- the hspa4a gene encoding heat shock 70 kDa protein 4a → MSVVGFDLGFQSCYVAVARAGGIETVANEYSDRCTPSFVSFGPRNRSVGAAAKSQVVTNCKNTVQGFKRFHGRAFSDSNVHATKSNLVYDLAQMPSGSTGIKVMYMEEERVFSIEQVTGMLLTKLKETAESALKKPVADCVISVPSYFTDVERRSVIDAAQIAGLNCLRLMNETTAVTLAYGIYKQDLPAPEEKPRIVVFVDLGHSGYQVSVCAFNKGKLKILASAFDSELGGKDFDDILVNHFCEEFGKKYKLDVKTKPRALVRLYQEAEKLKKLMSANSSDLPLNIECFMNDIDVSGKLNRGQFEEMCAGLLAKVEGPLRSVMEQAKMKKEDIYAVEIVGGASRMPAIKERISKFFGKELNTTLNLDEAVARGCALQCAILSPAFKVREFSITDVVPYSISLKWNSAAEDGVSDCEVFPKNHAAPFSKVLTFYRKEPFTLEGYYNNPKELLCPSTAIGQFLIQNVVPQASGESAKVKVKVRVNVHGVFSVSSASLVEVIKTAEGEEPMETEQTPKEEENKMQVDPEDQKPQAGDNGEKKSETEEMETTEDTKQEKKNDQPPQAKKPKVKTKTVELPIENNLHWQLSTEVLNLLVENEGKMLMQDKLEKERNDAKNYVEEYVYDMRDKLHGVLEKFVNEADRDVFSLKLEETEIWLYEDGEDQQKGVYIDKLAELRKLGQPIQERFMEAEERPKAFDDFGRQIQMYMKIIEAYKAKDEQYDHLDELEVTRVDKQVNEAMVWMNSKMNQQKSQDLNLDPVVKVQEIKAKTKELYSACNPVMSKPKPRVEPPKEEKTENGPVNGQEQTESQPSSQDKATPAGTEQETAENKLPEMDID, encoded by the exons GTCATTTGTATCGTTTGGACCACGAAATCGATCCGTAGGAGCAGCTGCAAAAAGCCAG GTGGTGACCAACTGTAAAAACACGGTGCAGGGCTTCAAGCGATTCCATGGCAGGGCGTTCTCAGACTCCAACGTCCATGCAACCAAATCTAACTTGGTGTATGACTTGGCACAGATGCCCTCTGGATCCACTGGAATAAAA GTGATGTACATGGAGGAGGAGCGGGTGTTCAGCATCGAGCAGGTCACCGGCATGCTGCTGACCAAACTGAAGGAGACTGCTGAGAGTGCACTGAAGAAACCCGTTGCAGACTGTGTGATCTCT GTCCCAAGTTATTTCACCGATGTAGAGAGGAGGTCAGTTATTGATGCAGCTCAGATCGCAGGCCTGAACTGTCTCCGACTAATGAATGAGACCACTGCAG TGACTCTTGCGTATGGAATCTACAAGCAGGACCTGCCGGCTCCAGAGGAGAAGCCCAGGATAGTGGTGTTTGTGGACTTGGGTCACTCCGGTTACCAGGTGTCAGTTTGTGCCTTCAACAAGGGAAAGCTCAAG ATCCTGGCTTCAGCATTTGATTCAGAGCTCGGTGGGAAGGACTTTGACGACATCTTGGTCAACCACTTCTGCGAGGAGTTTGGAAAGAAGTACAAACTGGACGTCAAGACCAAACCCCGGGCACTGGTGAGGCTGTACCAAGAGGCTGAGAAGCTCAAGAAGCTGATGAGCGCCAACTCCTCCGACCTGCCTCTCAACATCGAGTGCTTCATGAACGACATCGACGTTTCTGGCAAACTCAACAG AGGTCAGTTTGAGGAGATGTGTGCGGGGCTGCTGGCCAAAGTAGAGGGTCCCCTGCGCAGTGTCATGGAACAAGCCA AGATGAAAAAGGAAGACATCTATGCAGTGGAGATCGTCGGTGGCGCCTCCAGAATGCCCGCCATCAAAGAGCGAATCAGCAAATTCTTTGGCAAAGAGCTGAACACCACCCTGAACCTAGACGAGGCAGTGGCCAGAGGCTGTGCTCTGCAG TGTGCCATCTTGTCACCAGCCTTCAAAGTCAGAGAGTTCTCCATCACAGACGTTGTCCCCTACTCCATCTCCCTGAAATGGAATTCCGCCGCCGAGGACGGAGTGAG tgattgTGAAGTTTTCCCAAAGAACCACGCAGCTCCCTTCTCCAAAGTTTTGACCTTTTACCGGAAAGAGCCGTTCACCCTCGAAGGCTACTACAACAACCCAAAGGAGCTGCTGTGCCCCAGCACCGCTATAG GTCAGTTCCTTATCCAGAATGTGGTTCCGCAGGCGTCTGGGGAGAGTGCAAAGGTCAAGGTGAAGGTTCGGGTCAATGTTCACGGTGTTTTCAGCGTCTCGAGCGCGTCCCTCGTAGAAGTCATAAAAACAGCTGAAGGCGAGGAGCCAATGGAGACGGAGCAGACACCGAAGGAAGAGGAG AACAAAATGCAGGTGGATCCAGAGGATCAGAAACCTCAGGCCGGAGACAACGGAGAGAAGAAGTCtgagacagaggagatggag ACGACAGAGGATACcaagcaggagaagaagaacgaCCAGCCCCCGCAGGCCAAGAAACCCAAAGTGAAAACGAAGACAGTGGAGCTGCCCATAGAGAACAATTTGCACTGGCAGCTGTCCACTGAAGTACTAAATTTGTTGGTGGAGAATGAG GGTAAAATGTTAATGCAGGATaagctggagaaggagaggaacgACGCAAAGAACTACGTAGAGGAGTATGTGTACGACATGAGAGACAAACTGCACGGCGTCCTGGAGAAGTTTGTGAATGAAGCT GATCGTGATGTGTTCTCATTgaaactggaggaaacagagatCTGGCTGTATGAAGACGGAGAGGACCAACAGAAAGGAGTTTACATCGACAAACTGGCTGAACTGAGG AAACTTGGTCAGCCGATCCAAGAAAGATTCATGGAAGCTGAGGAGAGGCCAAAAGCATTTGATGATTTTGGCAGACAAATCCAAATGTACATGAAGATCATTGAAGCTTACAAGGCAAAG GATGAGCAGTACGATCACCTGGATGAGCTGGAGGTGACTCGGGTGGACAAGCAGGTGAACGAAGCCATGGTCTGGATGAACAGCAAGATGAACCAGCAGAAAAGTCAGGACCTCAACCTGGACCCAGTGGTAAAGGTTCAGGAGATCAAGGCCAAGACTAAG gagCTTTACTCAGCCTGCAACCCTGTGATGTCCAAACCCAAGCCCAGGGTGGAGCCTCCtaaagaggagaagacagagaatGGACCAGTCAACGGGCAGGAGCAGACCGAGAGTCAGCCATCCAGTCAAGACAAAGCCACACCTGCAGGGACGGAACAGGAAACGGCAGAGAACAAGCTCCCTGAAATGGACATTGACTAA